From the genome of Anopheles moucheti chromosome 3, idAnoMoucSN_F20_07, whole genome shotgun sequence, one region includes:
- the LOC128304864 gene encoding hippocampus abundant transcript 1 protein isoform X3 — MEHSAKLLAGGADDTSPKGSPAAVPGAACHPCPPLRPAVGNASDAVVCDRSNVVTMDEAGETLPLAGRSLDAEQGEDNCTDTDDQNSNYLSISNSRSSSCFDLPGECSPMMGTARLPKADESRLTLVNERYTKSVPSAVPAQSPGQVEGVGGGGKLSGSKQRLDYDAEDAEEEDEDEEEEEEDSSMLTHSAATTATVSSNKSRLLVASEQQPGSSSSRGAPDAGVCCNIVDNPVSETAPAMDVGSTGNNAQDGTRTPATGTAANGVAGGSGNPHSRVTTTPSNLSNCSGLPTVTVVQLKQSKNLIYFLRLIFNHCKSSGIGEPSVYHALVVIFLEFFAWGLLTMPVINVLNQTFPDHTFLMNGLVMGIKGILSFLSAPLIGALSDVWGRKFFLLITVFFTCAPIPLMSINSWWFFAMISISGVFAVTFSVVFAYVADVTTVEDRSRAYGLVSATFAASLVISPALGAYLNDKYSEPLIVALATAIAVLDVFFILVAVPESLPEKVRPSSWGAPISWEQADPFAALRKVGLDQTILMQCVTVLLSYLPEAGQYSCIFVYLKLKMHFSSIDVSIFIAVVGILSILTQVILGDLMKALGAKRTIIIGLLFEMLQLLWYGFGSQTWMMWAAGILASLASITYPAISAFVSIHSNPDQQGVVQGMVTGMRGLCNGLGPAMFGVIFYVFHVDLNDEHNVASHSLNGAAIGAVAGGGVFDGSDAKFVRNETLLGGSVHHRIEDEYSQLMPGPPFVFGALMVICAIAVAAFIPETPSDTIRRPSGEKKKSGYRSQDRLTVLIGD, encoded by the exons ATGGAGCATTCGGCGAAGCTGTTGGCCGGTGGTGCGGATGACACCAGCCCGAAAGGGTCACCCGCCGCCGTACCCGGTGCGGCGTGTCATCCATGCCCGCCGCTGCGGCCAGCAGTCGGGAATGCAAGTGATGCGGTAGTCTGTGATAGAAGTAACGTGGTTACAATGGATGAAGCTGGCGAAACCTTACCACTGGCCGGCCGTTCGTTGGATGCAGAGCAGGGGGAGGATAACTGCACCGATACGGATGATCAGAATAGTAATTATCTAAGCATTAGCAatagtcgcagcagcagctgctttGACCTACCTGGCGAGTGCTCACCGATGATGGGCACCGCGAGATTGCCGAAAGCGGACGAGAGCCGGCTAACGCTGGTAAACGAAAGGTACACCAAATCGGTGCCGTCCGCCGTACCGGCGCAATCCCCGGGACAGGTTGAGGGCGTTGGTGGAGGTGGTAAACTTTCCGGGTCAAAGCAACGGCTCGATTACGACGCGGAGGATGCGGAAGAGGAGGATgaggacgaggaggaggaggaggaggactCGTCAATGCTAACGCATTCGGCCGCAACGACCGCAACCGTTTCGTCCAACAAATCCCGTCTGCTTGTGGCCTCGGAACAGCAGCCCGGAAGCTCCAGCAGCCGAGGAGCGCCGGATGCTGGCGTTTGTTGTAACATAGTGGACAATCCGGTCAGCGAGACGGCCCCGGCGATGGATGTCGGCAGTACGGGTAATAACGCACAGGATGGTACGCGCACACCGGCAACGGGAACGGCTGCTAATGGTGTTGCCGGCGGCAGTGGAAATCCGCACAGCCGTGTCACAACGACACCCTCCAACTTAAGCAACTGCAGTGGCCTACCGACCGTCACCGTGGTGCAGCTGAAGCAGAGCAAAAATCTCATCTACTTCCTGCGATTGATCTTCAATCACTGTAAG agcTCCGGTATAGGAGAACCGAGCGTTTATCATGCCTTAGTAGTCAtatttttggaatttttcGCCTGGGGACTTTTAACGATGCCTGTCATAAAT GTCCTCAATCAAACCTTCCCAGATCACACCTTCCTAATGAACGGGTTGGTAATGGGCATAAAGGGCATACTATCATTCCTCAGCGCTCCACTGATTGGTGCCCTTTCGGACGTTTGGGGCCGGAAGTTCTTTCTGCTAATTACGGTGTTCTTCACCTGCGCTCCGATCCCACTAATGTCGATCAACTCGTG GTGGTTCTTCGCAATGATCTCAATCAGCGGTGTGTTCGCGGTAACGTTTTCCGTTGTGTTTGCTTATGTAGCAGACGTGACGACGGTGGAGGATCGGTCACGAGCGTATGGTCTGGTGTCAGCCACCTTCGCCGCTAGTTTG gttatttcacccgCACTCGGAGCTTACCTGAACGACAAATACTCGGAACCGCTAATTGTGGCCCTGGCCACTGCAATCGCTGTGCTGGATGTGTTCTTCATTCTGGTGGCGGTGCCGGAAAGTTTACCGGAAAAAGTACGACCCAGCTCCTGGGGAGCCCCGATCAGCTGGGAACAGGCAGATCCGTTTGCA GCGCTCCGTAAAGTTGGTCTGGATCAAACGATTCTGATGCAGTGTGTTACGGTGCTGCTCTCTTATCTGCCAGAAGCGGGACAATATTCGTGCATTTTCGTCTACCTGAAACTGAAAATGCATTTCAGCTCGATCGATGTATCGATCTTTATTGCTGTCGTCGGTATACTAAGTATACTGACGCAGGTCATCCTAGGTGATCTAATGAA GGCACTTGGTGCAAAGCGTACAATAATAATAGGATTACTGTTCGAAATGTTACAACTGCTTTGGTATGGTTTTGGCAGTCAAACATG GATGATGTGGGCAGCAGGTATCCTTGCTTCATTAGCGTCAATTACGTATCCGGCGATCAGTGCATTTGTGTCGATACATTCCAACCCGGACCAACAAG GGGTGGTCCAGGGTATGGTGACAGGAATGCGCGGTTTGTGCAACGGTCTAGGGCCAGCGATGTTCGGCGTCATCTTCTACGTATTTCACGTCGACCTGAACGACGAGCATAACGTTGCGAGCCATAGTCTTAACGGTGCCGCGATTGGAGCAGTGGCGGGCGGTGGAGTTTTTGACGGATCCGATGCAAAGTTTGTGCGTAACGAGACGCTACTCGGGGGCTCGGTGCACCATCGCATTGAGGACGAGTACTCACAGCTTATGCCGGGCCCTCCGTTCGTGTTCGGGGCGCTAATGGTGATATGTGCCATCGCCGTGGCCGCGTTCATTCCGGAGACGCCCAGCGATACCATCCGGCGGCCATCGGGTGAGAAGAAAA AAAGCGGCTATAGGAGCCAAGACAGATTGACCGTTCTTATTGGAGACTGA
- the LOC128304864 gene encoding hippocampus abundant transcript 1 protein isoform X1, with amino-acid sequence MEHSAKLLAGGADDTSPKGSPAAVPGAACHPCPPLRPAVGNASDAVVCDRSNVVTMDEAGETLPLAGRSLDAEQGEDNCTDTDDQNSNYLSISNSRSSSCFDLPGECSPMMGTARLPKADESRLTLVNERYTKSVPSAVPAQSPGQVEGVGGGGKLSGSKQRLDYDAEDAEEEDEDEEEEEEDSSMLTHSAATTATVSSNKSRLLVASEQQPGSSSSRGAPDAGVCCNIVDNPVSETAPAMDVGSTGNNAQDGTRTPATGTAANGVAGGSGNPHSRVTTTPSNLSNCSGLPTVTVVQLKQSKNLIYFLRLIFNHCKSSGIGEPSVYHALVVIFLEFFAWGLLTMPVINVLNQTFPDHTFLMNGLVMGIKGILSFLSAPLIGALSDVWGRKFFLLITVFFTCAPIPLMSINSWWFFAMISISGVFAVTFSVVFAYVADVTTVEDRSRAYGLVSATFAASLVISPALGAYLNDKYSEPLIVALATAIAVLDVFFILVAVPESLPEKVRPSSWGAPISWEQADPFAALRKVGLDQTILMQCVTVLLSYLPEAGQYSCIFVYLKLKMHFSSIDVSIFIAVVGILSILTQVILGDLMKALGAKRTIIIGLLFEMLQLLWYGFGSQTWMMWAAGILASLASITYPAISAFVSIHSNPDQQGVVQGMVTGMRGLCNGLGPAMFGVIFYVFHVDLNDEHNVASHSLNGAAIGAVAGGGVFDGSDAKFVRNETLLGGSVHHRIEDEYSQLMPGPPFVFGALMVICAIAVAAFIPETPSDTIRRPSGEKKRLSLDVDYEYERGRKVAGPLSPLMHQDSAQL; translated from the exons ATGGAGCATTCGGCGAAGCTGTTGGCCGGTGGTGCGGATGACACCAGCCCGAAAGGGTCACCCGCCGCCGTACCCGGTGCGGCGTGTCATCCATGCCCGCCGCTGCGGCCAGCAGTCGGGAATGCAAGTGATGCGGTAGTCTGTGATAGAAGTAACGTGGTTACAATGGATGAAGCTGGCGAAACCTTACCACTGGCCGGCCGTTCGTTGGATGCAGAGCAGGGGGAGGATAACTGCACCGATACGGATGATCAGAATAGTAATTATCTAAGCATTAGCAatagtcgcagcagcagctgctttGACCTACCTGGCGAGTGCTCACCGATGATGGGCACCGCGAGATTGCCGAAAGCGGACGAGAGCCGGCTAACGCTGGTAAACGAAAGGTACACCAAATCGGTGCCGTCCGCCGTACCGGCGCAATCCCCGGGACAGGTTGAGGGCGTTGGTGGAGGTGGTAAACTTTCCGGGTCAAAGCAACGGCTCGATTACGACGCGGAGGATGCGGAAGAGGAGGATgaggacgaggaggaggaggaggaggactCGTCAATGCTAACGCATTCGGCCGCAACGACCGCAACCGTTTCGTCCAACAAATCCCGTCTGCTTGTGGCCTCGGAACAGCAGCCCGGAAGCTCCAGCAGCCGAGGAGCGCCGGATGCTGGCGTTTGTTGTAACATAGTGGACAATCCGGTCAGCGAGACGGCCCCGGCGATGGATGTCGGCAGTACGGGTAATAACGCACAGGATGGTACGCGCACACCGGCAACGGGAACGGCTGCTAATGGTGTTGCCGGCGGCAGTGGAAATCCGCACAGCCGTGTCACAACGACACCCTCCAACTTAAGCAACTGCAGTGGCCTACCGACCGTCACCGTGGTGCAGCTGAAGCAGAGCAAAAATCTCATCTACTTCCTGCGATTGATCTTCAATCACTGTAAG agcTCCGGTATAGGAGAACCGAGCGTTTATCATGCCTTAGTAGTCAtatttttggaatttttcGCCTGGGGACTTTTAACGATGCCTGTCATAAAT GTCCTCAATCAAACCTTCCCAGATCACACCTTCCTAATGAACGGGTTGGTAATGGGCATAAAGGGCATACTATCATTCCTCAGCGCTCCACTGATTGGTGCCCTTTCGGACGTTTGGGGCCGGAAGTTCTTTCTGCTAATTACGGTGTTCTTCACCTGCGCTCCGATCCCACTAATGTCGATCAACTCGTG GTGGTTCTTCGCAATGATCTCAATCAGCGGTGTGTTCGCGGTAACGTTTTCCGTTGTGTTTGCTTATGTAGCAGACGTGACGACGGTGGAGGATCGGTCACGAGCGTATGGTCTGGTGTCAGCCACCTTCGCCGCTAGTTTG gttatttcacccgCACTCGGAGCTTACCTGAACGACAAATACTCGGAACCGCTAATTGTGGCCCTGGCCACTGCAATCGCTGTGCTGGATGTGTTCTTCATTCTGGTGGCGGTGCCGGAAAGTTTACCGGAAAAAGTACGACCCAGCTCCTGGGGAGCCCCGATCAGCTGGGAACAGGCAGATCCGTTTGCA GCGCTCCGTAAAGTTGGTCTGGATCAAACGATTCTGATGCAGTGTGTTACGGTGCTGCTCTCTTATCTGCCAGAAGCGGGACAATATTCGTGCATTTTCGTCTACCTGAAACTGAAAATGCATTTCAGCTCGATCGATGTATCGATCTTTATTGCTGTCGTCGGTATACTAAGTATACTGACGCAGGTCATCCTAGGTGATCTAATGAA GGCACTTGGTGCAAAGCGTACAATAATAATAGGATTACTGTTCGAAATGTTACAACTGCTTTGGTATGGTTTTGGCAGTCAAACATG GATGATGTGGGCAGCAGGTATCCTTGCTTCATTAGCGTCAATTACGTATCCGGCGATCAGTGCATTTGTGTCGATACATTCCAACCCGGACCAACAAG GGGTGGTCCAGGGTATGGTGACAGGAATGCGCGGTTTGTGCAACGGTCTAGGGCCAGCGATGTTCGGCGTCATCTTCTACGTATTTCACGTCGACCTGAACGACGAGCATAACGTTGCGAGCCATAGTCTTAACGGTGCCGCGATTGGAGCAGTGGCGGGCGGTGGAGTTTTTGACGGATCCGATGCAAAGTTTGTGCGTAACGAGACGCTACTCGGGGGCTCGGTGCACCATCGCATTGAGGACGAGTACTCACAGCTTATGCCGGGCCCTCCGTTCGTGTTCGGGGCGCTAATGGTGATATGTGCCATCGCCGTGGCCGCGTTCATTCCGGAGACGCCCAGCGATACCATCCGGCGGCCATCGGGTGAGAAGAAAA GGCTGTCGTTAGATGTCGATTATGAATACGAGCGTGGGCGTAAGGTAGCGGGCCCACTGTCACCACTGATGCACCAGGACTCTGCTCAGCTATAG
- the LOC128304864 gene encoding hippocampus abundant transcript 1 protein isoform X2: MEHSAKLLAGGADDTSPKGSPAAVPGAACHPCPPLRPAVGNASDAVVCDRSNVVTMDEAGETLPLAGRSLDAEQGEDNCTDTDDQNSNYLSISNSRSSSCFDLPGECSPMMGTARLPKADESRLTLVNERYTKSVPSAVPAQSPGQVEGVGGGGKLSGSKQRLDYDAEDAEEEDEDEEEEEEDSSMLTHSAATTATVSSNKSRLLVASEQQPGSSSSRGAPDAGVCCNIVDNPVSETAPAMDVGSTGNNAQDGTRTPATGTAANGVAGGSGNPHSRVTTTPSNLSNCSGLPTVTVVQLKQSKNLIYFLRLIFNHCKSSGIGEPSVYHALVVIFLEFFAWGLLTMPVINVLNQTFPDHTFLMNGLVMGIKGILSFLSAPLIGALSDVWGRKFFLLITVFFTCAPIPLMSINSWWFFAMISISGVFAVTFSVVFAYVADVTTVEDRSRAYGLVSATFAASLVISPALGAYLNDKYSEPLIVALATAIAVLDVFFILVAVPESLPEKVRPSSWGAPISWEQADPFAALRKVGLDQTILMQCVTVLLSYLPEAGQYSCIFVYLKLKMHFSSIDVSIFIAVVGILSILTQVILGDLMKALGAKRTIIIGLLFEMLQLLWYGFGSQTWMMWAAGILASLASITYPAISAFVSIHSNPDQQGVVQGMVTGMRGLCNGLGPAMFGVIFYVFHVDLNDEHNVASHSLNGAAIGAVAGGGVFDGSDAKFVRNETLLGGSVHHRIEDEYSQLMPGPPFVFGALMVICAIAVAAFIPETPSDTIRRPSGLSLDVDYEYERGRKVAGPLSPLMHQDSAQL, encoded by the exons ATGGAGCATTCGGCGAAGCTGTTGGCCGGTGGTGCGGATGACACCAGCCCGAAAGGGTCACCCGCCGCCGTACCCGGTGCGGCGTGTCATCCATGCCCGCCGCTGCGGCCAGCAGTCGGGAATGCAAGTGATGCGGTAGTCTGTGATAGAAGTAACGTGGTTACAATGGATGAAGCTGGCGAAACCTTACCACTGGCCGGCCGTTCGTTGGATGCAGAGCAGGGGGAGGATAACTGCACCGATACGGATGATCAGAATAGTAATTATCTAAGCATTAGCAatagtcgcagcagcagctgctttGACCTACCTGGCGAGTGCTCACCGATGATGGGCACCGCGAGATTGCCGAAAGCGGACGAGAGCCGGCTAACGCTGGTAAACGAAAGGTACACCAAATCGGTGCCGTCCGCCGTACCGGCGCAATCCCCGGGACAGGTTGAGGGCGTTGGTGGAGGTGGTAAACTTTCCGGGTCAAAGCAACGGCTCGATTACGACGCGGAGGATGCGGAAGAGGAGGATgaggacgaggaggaggaggaggaggactCGTCAATGCTAACGCATTCGGCCGCAACGACCGCAACCGTTTCGTCCAACAAATCCCGTCTGCTTGTGGCCTCGGAACAGCAGCCCGGAAGCTCCAGCAGCCGAGGAGCGCCGGATGCTGGCGTTTGTTGTAACATAGTGGACAATCCGGTCAGCGAGACGGCCCCGGCGATGGATGTCGGCAGTACGGGTAATAACGCACAGGATGGTACGCGCACACCGGCAACGGGAACGGCTGCTAATGGTGTTGCCGGCGGCAGTGGAAATCCGCACAGCCGTGTCACAACGACACCCTCCAACTTAAGCAACTGCAGTGGCCTACCGACCGTCACCGTGGTGCAGCTGAAGCAGAGCAAAAATCTCATCTACTTCCTGCGATTGATCTTCAATCACTGTAAG agcTCCGGTATAGGAGAACCGAGCGTTTATCATGCCTTAGTAGTCAtatttttggaatttttcGCCTGGGGACTTTTAACGATGCCTGTCATAAAT GTCCTCAATCAAACCTTCCCAGATCACACCTTCCTAATGAACGGGTTGGTAATGGGCATAAAGGGCATACTATCATTCCTCAGCGCTCCACTGATTGGTGCCCTTTCGGACGTTTGGGGCCGGAAGTTCTTTCTGCTAATTACGGTGTTCTTCACCTGCGCTCCGATCCCACTAATGTCGATCAACTCGTG GTGGTTCTTCGCAATGATCTCAATCAGCGGTGTGTTCGCGGTAACGTTTTCCGTTGTGTTTGCTTATGTAGCAGACGTGACGACGGTGGAGGATCGGTCACGAGCGTATGGTCTGGTGTCAGCCACCTTCGCCGCTAGTTTG gttatttcacccgCACTCGGAGCTTACCTGAACGACAAATACTCGGAACCGCTAATTGTGGCCCTGGCCACTGCAATCGCTGTGCTGGATGTGTTCTTCATTCTGGTGGCGGTGCCGGAAAGTTTACCGGAAAAAGTACGACCCAGCTCCTGGGGAGCCCCGATCAGCTGGGAACAGGCAGATCCGTTTGCA GCGCTCCGTAAAGTTGGTCTGGATCAAACGATTCTGATGCAGTGTGTTACGGTGCTGCTCTCTTATCTGCCAGAAGCGGGACAATATTCGTGCATTTTCGTCTACCTGAAACTGAAAATGCATTTCAGCTCGATCGATGTATCGATCTTTATTGCTGTCGTCGGTATACTAAGTATACTGACGCAGGTCATCCTAGGTGATCTAATGAA GGCACTTGGTGCAAAGCGTACAATAATAATAGGATTACTGTTCGAAATGTTACAACTGCTTTGGTATGGTTTTGGCAGTCAAACATG GATGATGTGGGCAGCAGGTATCCTTGCTTCATTAGCGTCAATTACGTATCCGGCGATCAGTGCATTTGTGTCGATACATTCCAACCCGGACCAACAAG GGGTGGTCCAGGGTATGGTGACAGGAATGCGCGGTTTGTGCAACGGTCTAGGGCCAGCGATGTTCGGCGTCATCTTCTACGTATTTCACGTCGACCTGAACGACGAGCATAACGTTGCGAGCCATAGTCTTAACGGTGCCGCGATTGGAGCAGTGGCGGGCGGTGGAGTTTTTGACGGATCCGATGCAAAGTTTGTGCGTAACGAGACGCTACTCGGGGGCTCGGTGCACCATCGCATTGAGGACGAGTACTCACAGCTTATGCCGGGCCCTCCGTTCGTGTTCGGGGCGCTAATGGTGATATGTGCCATCGCCGTGGCCGCGTTCATTCCGGAGACGCCCAGCGATACCATCCGGCGGCCATCGG GGCTGTCGTTAGATGTCGATTATGAATACGAGCGTGGGCGTAAGGTAGCGGGCCCACTGTCACCACTGATGCACCAGGACTCTGCTCAGCTATAG
- the LOC128302961 gene encoding brachyurin-like, translating to MKFSLLALFALVCAVVATDDIDWSKVRPMSRMPQYLRRLPKDILKQYLSEVRSMPSSARANSRIVNGYIAQPGQFPYQVALLSNFADGTGLCGGSVLTANYVLTAAHCVDVATSGLVIYGAEDRTNANEPSQVRIAFEQSGIRLHPNWNPALIRYDIATVRVVSPVTYTARIQPVTLPRLSDVGNDFAGLIGTVSGFGRFADSIPQASDVLRYVNNPIQTNLACSVRFPGVVQPENICLSGDSGRGACQGDSGGPLTIVRDGTTVQLGVVSFGLALGCELNWPSVFARTTSFLSWIEQNSDVELLP from the coding sequence ATGAAGTTCTCCCTGTTGGCGCTGTTTGCGCTCGTGTGTGCCGTCGTGGCCACCGACGATATCGACTGGTCAAAGGTTCGCCCGATGTCCCGCATGCCCCAGTACCTGCGCCGTCTGCCGAAGGATATTCTGAAGCAGTACCTGTCGGAGGTGCGCAGCATGCCCTCCAGTGCCCGCGCGAATTCCCGCATCGTCAACGGTTACATTGCCCAGCCCGGCCAGTTCCCGTACCAGGTTGCGCTGCTGAGTAACTTCGCCGATGGTACCGGTCTGTGCGGTGGTTCCGTGCTGACCGCCAACTACGTTCTAACCGCGGCCCACTGCGTGGATGTCGCTACCAGTGGTCTCGTGATCTATGGTGCTGAGGACCGCACCAACGCGAACGAACCGAGCCAGGTGCGCATTGCGTTCGAGCAGAGCGGAATTCGCCTTCACCCGAACTGGAACCCGGCCCTGATCCGTTACGACATTGCGACCGTGCGCGTTGTCTCGCCGGTCACCTACACCGCGCGTATCCAGCCCGTCACGCTGCCGCGTCTGAGTGATGTGGGCAACGATTTTGCCGGTCTGATCGGTACCGTGTCCGGATTCGGCCGCTTCGCCGACTCGATCCCGCAGGCTTCGGATGTGCTGCGCTACGTCAACAACCCGATCCAGACGAACCTTGCCTGCTCGGTGCGCTTCCCCGGTGTGGTTCAGCCCGAGAACATCTGTCTGTCTGGCGATTCCGGCCGTGGTGCCTGCCAGGGTGATTCTGGTGGCCCGCTGACCATCGTGCGTGACGGAACCACCGTTCAGCTCGGTGTCGTCTCGTTCGGTCTTGCTCTCGGATGCGAACTTAACTGGCCGTCCGTCTTTGCCCGTACCACTTCCTTCCTGTCCTGGATCGAGCAAAACTCTGACGTTGAGCTGCTGCCGTAA
- the LOC128302964 gene encoding brachyurin-like, producing the protein MNRIVLLLVTVLTVMVYGASLPTIDWSRVKRVEQLDHYWARLPPELQVYRNASRPDARISNGLEARPGQFPYQAIVLAEFGVLTTMCGGSVLTQNFILTSAHCVMFDQVNKAGGGTVIAGALNRLEVEPSQQQIRFSNIGITVHPLYAVSNYRFDVAVVRLNTALRFTTYVQPVRLPGLLDQRQFDGQIGTISGFGRTSDTNSAFATTLQYTVNTIMSNGACIDRWGTMLVEPQNVCLAGDGGRSACTGDSGGPLTIQEQSGLTLQVGVTSFGSADGCTRGMPTVYARITFFLDWIRANSDYVDS; encoded by the coding sequence ATGAACCGGATTGTGCTACTGTTGGTGACCGTTTTGACGGTGATGGTATATGGGGCAAGCCTCCCAACGATCGACTGGAGTCGAGTAAAGCGTGTGGAGCAGCTAGACCACTATTGGGCCCGTTTGCCACCGGAGCTGCAGGTGTATCGGAACGCTTCCCGGCCGGATGCCCGTATCTCGAACGGACTGGAGGCACGGCCGGGACAGTTCCCCTACCAAGCGATAGTGCTGGCCGAGTTCGGCGTACTAACGACCATGTGCGGTGGTTCCGTGTTGACGCAAAACTTCATCCTCACATCCGCCCACTGCGTGATGTTCGATCAAGTAAATAAGGCCGGTGGTGGTACCGTGATCGCGGGTGCCCTCAACCGGCTGGAGGTGGAACCTTCGCAGCAGCAAATACGCTTCAGCAACATCGGTATCACCGTGCATCCGCTGTATGCCGTCAGCAACTATCGCTTCGACGTGGCCGTTGTACGGTTGAACACAGCACTCCGGTTTACGACCTACGTCCAACCGGTGCGGCTTCCCGGCCTGTTGGATCAACGCCAGTTCGATGGACAGATCGGTACGATCAGTGGATTCGGGCGCACGAGCGATACAAACTCCGCGTTTGCTACCACGCTGCAGTACACGGTCAACACGATCATGAGCAACGGTGCGTGCATTGATCGGTGGGGAACGATGCTGGTGGAACCGCAAAATGTGTGCCTTGCCGGGGATGGTGGCCGATCGGCCTGTACCGGTGACTCGGGCGGCCCGCTCACGATTCAGGAGCAGTCCGGCTTGACGCTTCAGGTCGGTGTAACGTCGTTTGGATCGGCCGATGGGTGTACGCGCGGTATGCCGACAGTTTATGCGCGGATCACCTTCTTCTTGGATTGGATCAGAGCCAACTCGGATTACGTTGACAGTTGA